Genomic DNA from Streptococcus uberis:
ATGGGGGTTTTCATGGTTGGTGCTTTAATTGCAACAATGATTAATTTCCGTTTCATAGCTGCTCCTAAAATAGGTGAAAAAGTCATTGATATTCAAGACTTGATGAACACGATCTTTCCACAATTACTACCTGCATTATTTACAGGAGCTATTTTCTGGATACTTGGTCGTAAAGGTATGACCCCAACTAAGGCAATTTTCTTGATTATCATCTTTGCATTAGCAATGTCTTACTTTAAGATTCTAGGAGTTTAAAATGGGAAAAAAATTAATATTAATCAGTCATGGGAAATTTTGTGAGGCTCTTAAAGATAGCGTTGAAATGATTATGGGCCCACAAGAGGATATTTTAACAGTTGGCCTAGAGCCTTCAGAAGGAGCAGAAGACTTTAAAGAGAAATTTCTCAACACTATTCAAGATGAAGGAGAAGTCACAGTTTTTGCAGACTTGATGGGGGGAACACCTTGCAATGTTGCTTCGCGGTTAATCTTAGAAGGAACTCGATTTGATCTTTATGCAGGTATGAGCATGCCTATGGTAATTGGCTTTCTTAATGGTCAACTATTAGGAGAAACTGTGGATTATAAAGCTTACGCTATAGATAATACTCATCATGTTAATGCCATACTGTCCAGCATAGAAACAGATGATGACGACC
This window encodes:
- a CDS encoding PTS sugar transporter subunit IIA yields the protein MGKKLILISHGKFCEALKDSVEMIMGPQEDILTVGLEPSEGAEDFKEKFLNTIQDEGEVTVFADLMGGTPCNVASRLILEGTRFDLYAGMSMPMVIGFLNGQLLGETVDYKAYAIDNTHHVNAILSSIETDDDDL